The Caminibacter pacificus genome includes a region encoding these proteins:
- a CDS encoding TIGR00730 family Rossman fold protein, giving the protein MHKDIQKEFLDNRDLNKDVWRMFRVISDFTDAFEELEDIPPGISIFGSAREKPGNYYYEKATEISKKLSDKGFAIITGGGPGIMEAANKGAKISVGLNIELPHEQTTNPYVKIPLRFRYFFTRKVTFLKYSVGTVMMPGGFGTLDELSEVLVLIQTGKMTKIPVVFFGKEFYEPLLKFYEVMLKHNYIEKKDLELFIVTDDVDEAVEYIVKNAYHPKITHS; this is encoded by the coding sequence ATGCATAAAGATATACAAAAAGAGTTTTTGGATAATAGAGATTTAAACAAAGACGTTTGGAGGATGTTCAGGGTTATTAGTGATTTTACGGACGCTTTTGAAGAGCTTGAAGATATACCGCCGGGAATTTCGATATTCGGAAGCGCAAGAGAAAAACCGGGTAATTACTATTACGAAAAAGCGACCGAAATTTCAAAAAAATTAAGCGATAAAGGGTTTGCTATTATAACCGGCGGAGGTCCCGGAATTATGGAAGCGGCAAATAAGGGGGCCAAAATCAGCGTAGGGTTAAATATAGAATTGCCTCACGAACAAACTACGAATCCTTATGTAAAAATTCCTCTTAGATTCAGATACTTTTTTACGCGAAAAGTGACGTTTTTAAAATATAGCGTGGGAACCGTAATGATGCCGGGAGGTTTCGGTACGCTTGACGAGCTAAGCGAAGTGCTCGTGCTTATTCAAACCGGAAAAATGACAAAAATACCGGTAGTGTTTTTCGGAAAAGAGTTTTACGAACCGCTTTTGAAGTTTTATGAAGTAATGCTAAAGCACAATTATATTGAAAAAAAAGACCTTGAATTGTTTATCGTAACAGACGATGTAGATGAGGCGGTTGAGTATATCGTTAAAAATGCATATCATCCGAAAATTACGCATTCTTAA
- the rpsJ gene encoding 30S ribosomal protein S10 yields the protein MEKIRIKLQAYDHRVLDKAVSIITDAIKRTGAEVKGPIPLPTKIRRYTVLRSPHINKDSREQFEIRIHRRLIDVVNASPDTVDQLMKLELAPEVDVEVRALS from the coding sequence ATGGAAAAAATTAGAATCAAACTTCAAGCATATGACCACAGAGTGCTTGATAAAGCTGTTAGCATCATTACGGATGCGATTAAAAGAACCGGAGCAGAAGTAAAGGGACCAATTCCTCTACCTACTAAAATCAGAAGATATACGGTTTTAAGATCACCTCACATCAATAAAGATAGTAGAGAACAATTCGAAATTAGAATTCACAGAAGACTTATTGATGTTGTGAATGCATCGCCTGATACTGTTGATCAACTTATGAAACTTGAGTTGGCACCAGAGGTTGATGTAGAAGTTAGGGCACTAAGTTAA